A DNA window from Ochotona princeps isolate mOchPri1 chromosome 32, mOchPri1.hap1, whole genome shotgun sequence contains the following coding sequences:
- the LOC131478384 gene encoding putative tripartite motif-containing protein 61 produces the protein MAEAAHLRALQEAVKCPVCLDDLKSPVTLGCGHNFCHCCIAGAWAQGQESFRCPVCRYQCRERLLTSNARLGRMVDMARMLQVRSRAESQGESPLCKTHNLALTLFCEEDLELLCPQCPRPPECEGHRVRPVAKAASEHKARVYGYFKPLKRQVAEFQKVLAIQNRKSLEARDKARISKLNLPPEVTYLCQFTQGICRIVFSRANEEYRNYLKRKCDDNETAFIDHLCSLKSLVMDLTEMRALPEVKLLTRVQDILCKWDTLQLPVQHLLQTRTAGLSPPLPRPTP, from the coding sequence ATGGCGGAGGCGGCCCACCTGCGTGCGCTGCAGGAAGCAGTCAAGTGCCCTGTCTGTCTCGATGATCTGAAGAGCCCTGTGACCCTCGGGTGTGGACATAACTTTTGTCATTGCTGCATCGCGGGGGCCTGGGCTCAGGGGCAGGAAAGCTTCCGCTGCCCTGTCTGTCGCTACCAATGCAGAGAGAGGTTGCTCACGAGCAACGCGCGGCTGGGCAGGATGGTGGATATGGCCAGGATGCTCCAGGTCAGGAGCAGGGCCGAGAGTCAGGGAGAGTCACCTTTGTGCAAGACACACAACCTGGCGCTGACCCTCTTCTGTGAGGAGGACCTGGAGCTGTTGTGTCCCCAGTGCCCTCGGCCCCCTGAGTGCGAAGGCCACCGCGTGAGGCCCGTGGCCAAGGCAGCCTCTGAGCACAAGGCCAGGGTCTACGGCTACTTCAAGCCCCTCAAGAGGCAAGTGGCAGAGTTTCAGAAGGTGTTAGCCATCCAGAACAGAAAGTCATTAGAAGCGAGAGACAAGGCAAGAATCAGCAAACTTAACTTACCCCCTGAAGTAACGTACCTGTGCCAGTTCACGCAGGGTATATGTCGCATAGTTTTCTCAAGGGCAAATGAAGAATACAGGAATTACCTCAAACGAAAATGTGACGACAACGAGACTGCCTTTATAGATCACCTTTGCTCACTGAAATCTCTCGTCATGGACCTGACTGAGATGAGGGCGCTGCCAGAGGTGAAGCTGCTGACCAGGGTCCAGGACATCCTCTGCAAGTGGGACACACTGCAGCTGCCagtccagcacctgctgcagacaAGGACAGCAGGGCTTTCACCTCCCCTGCCTCGTCCAACTCCATAG